TCAATTGGAAAATGATCTTTGGTTTTGTTATATGATGTTGAAAATGAGGGATTTGTGGTTTACCTGGTTGTATAGATGGTAAAACATTCCGATCCAGAACAAATCAGACACAAACTTAACCATGCCAACTTTAGCTATTGCATCCCTGAATCCATATTGCATTAATTTTGGTCCTTCAATCTGAGAAAGAATAAGAAATCTTAAAAATCATGGGTTCAATTTTTACTTTTCCTTAGAGGTGCCAAAATGGGCAGGTGATCTCACACAGGTTGAATAATGGGTTAAAATGGGTCAACCCAAAATATTTCTGTCCATATAATTCGAACTTTATAATAGGCGTCAACATGTAAAATAGTACTATATATCTTAGATATCCTGTTTTGAATAAGATCATTCAAGAGGGTTTAAGCATTAGGGATAAACTTGGCAagtttttacccatttgacccctTTTCCTACTAAATCTTTTTGTTTACCCATGAAGAGTTTATGGGTTGGCATTGTCACCTTTATCTTTCATGAATCAAGAGAAGAAGAATAAAAACATTACGGAGTTATCTTACAAGAATTGCTGGTGGGAGGCAAAACAAGAGGGCGATTATCGAAATGTAAGCATACACATTTGTGCTGTCCATGCCTGTCTGTCAAACATCCAAATTGGAACAAGGCATCCCATCTGGGTTTGTTAAGTATTTATACTACATTGaagaattaaatcaataaaaggTTGATCTCGTTACCATGGCTTTCTTAGAATATATGCTTCTGTAAGTAAAGGATATGTTAGAAATCATGGCGCTTGAAAACCCAAGCCAATTGAAAGAAAGTTCAGTCAATGAGGCCATTGATACACCTACAAGTTTGAGCcattaatatattaagattgaCAGTTTAAGGAAGGAATTCCGGCTTTCTTCATTGAACTtatgtttcaactttcaagatgtggtttttaaaaataactgaATAAGATGTTGAATTTGACTTATTCAAAAGTAAATGGGGAAACTCAGATTAAATCTGTTCTGTAAAAGCCAAATGGGTTATACTATCAGATTCATTCTGAGCAGTATGAATATAGTTACTCATTTTGACCCTTTATCCAACCCATCCAATTTGCCAGCtcttgaaaaatatataagtaatacATATTCTATCttcataaataaatgataagtTTGATGATAACAATGATATTAACTATTACCTAAAACAACAGGGGCCAATGACAACCATAGTGGAAGGGGAATCTGGTGGCCTAAAACAAATTGAGAAGCTGCTGCGCTGAAGAATGGTTCCAAAGCTGTTCATAGTAACAAACATGTAAGTATCATAGCATCTCAGTTTTTATGGGTCATTTGGATGAGCTGACTCAGTAAAACATGCCTCTGTGTAGAACTCGGCACATTTACCTTTGATGGTATGTGTAAAAGATACTGCGACGGCAGCAAATGAGACATTAGACATGACATGTCCAAGAGCATGACATGCTGCAACAGGAGTAAGGACTCCTAGGAGATCCTTATTTATTGGCTGAAACATGGAAAGATAAGTTCATTGGATCACCTACATTATGCATAATGGATTGTATAATATAGAGTTATAGACAGAAAGAAACTCACTGCTCGTTTTGGGAGTCCAATAGACCAACAGATGAGACAGTATGTAACACCAACAAGAAGATGAACAACTGAAACAAAGCTGAAAATTCAAGAAATGAATCTTATAGCAGTGAGCATGCAGTTTTGTATTAGATATTCGTAGAAAATAACAAGCCAAACTGGTAAAGTGaagaaaataacttaaaaaggaaacgggtcaaatgggtttcTTAAACATTTGTGACTTTGTCCTTTGATCCAGTAGTTCTATATGCAGCTAACTCAAAAGAAGTTTTCAAGTCcctaattttcttaaaataagggTAAAACAGTGAGACATGCAAATAAAATCTTGCATACTTTAGGCccttttaccaaaaaaataaaatttgcaaACTAATTTTTCAGCTTCttgatgcataaaacctcctaaataaCTTTACTCTCAAATTTATACTAGTTTTTATACTGTTCGTGAGAATTTTGAGAACATTGAGTCAGCCCGACCCGTTTTTGACCACCTATCTTGTCACCActtattcatttttttcattttttgtgcTTAATGATTGATTCGGAAATGGTTAGATTGACTTACTAAGGGTATGGGAAGTAATTGTAGACCTTCTTGTTAAGTATGTTGAATATTACATTTAAAAAGTACCTGCATAAACACAAATGCACAAAGTAGATAAAAGTCAACTCTTAAATTACAATTCAAGCAAAGTATTTTGTTCAAATCCAGATATACAAACAAATGCAGCATATATAATTTCTATAAAAACATAGGGTATAATATAACTAACTTACcaagtaaagaaaaagaatcCAGTAACTAGAGCTGGAAATCTTTCAGCTAGGCTCTTTGGAGCTTCAGTTATTTTCAACCTGCTTGTAAATTTACAAATACACCCTTTATCAAAAATTCAAACAATTTACGTACTTTTTCTCCAAAACATTAACCAAGAAATTTATAAACACACAAACCCTTCAGAAACTTCAATCTGCTCATCACCATCCGCGGATGCTGCAGCTTTAATAACTGGAATATTAACCAAACCCCGTCGTCTCAATAACTGGTCCCAGCCCGAAAATGGTAGCTTCTCAGATGAATTTTTAAGTGAACAAGAAATTGGTTGACTTGTGGATCGTAAAGCTAAACATGGCGAAACTTTACTATAAAATCTTGTAACATGTAATGGTTTTTCGGGATGGAGAGACAAATGAGACATCAAAGAAGCCATGATCGAcgtaaaaaatgaaattaagaGGTTGGTTGATGGAATAGAGGAGGATTAAATGAAGGTTTTTGGCTATGATTTTATTTGTGATTAATGAGACAAAAAATGAAGATTAGCTGTTTGATTTAACGTTGAAAACAAGGTTAGATGTGGAGATTAATGGCGGATTAAACAGAGAAAGATTGAGTTGCTATGTTTTGTTTGTGTCAAATGGAACAAAAATTTGAatgtattttgaaaaagaatCCATTAAAATGAGAGGAAGAACGAGATTATGGGGAGTATTAGAGAAatattaattcttaattatataattgGATAATGGTAGAAACTCAGAAAGTTTTAGTTGAtttgttttgttatattttgGTCGTTACATTTACAATTTAAAATTATCTACTAAATAATCTAATAttttgagttaaaaaaaaaaaaacgggaaTCCTTTGTCCTAtataccatttggtacccattAATCTCTGAGGCTAGTATCCTGGTGAATCCCAATCACTTAATAATCTAAAATTttgagttatattatatatcaagtaTAAACTTGGACATATAAGAGTTTTGTAATATACAAGAGGATACTTACGCAATGCAGTGGCGGTGCAATAATGTTGTCGGCGACTGCTGGTGTTGATGACGACTACTCTTTCAAGAAGTAACCCATTATATGATTTGGATATTTTTTCCAAGTTCTGACATACAATGCACGTAATCTTCGTTCGTTCATAGTATGATCATTTGACCGGACAAATTAAGTTGTCGTGACGAAATCTTTTTTAGCGAAATTCTGTGTTAGTTATATTTCTTAAACTAAACCTTTTCATTTGAAggtttgaaaaagaaagaagatgtctatatatctttttgaattatattgattttttttttttatgtttatgtaatattaaaaggttaaagtttatgaatatgtttaaaattaaatagataTTAACAAATTGTTAACATTTAGCTTCTTTAAGACACATTCACAAGttactttataaaaatagtgTATAATATGGCATATGATACATGAACATTGCAAAATTATATAAAGCTTTAAAACACTTTGTCATTATAAATGTCCTTAATTCGAACAGCGTGGCACCGTTTGGGATATACATTTGGAAACATGCTTATTATGTGAGATGGAAGTCATGTTTTTAATACTTGCCTCCACATTATTGaagattatttcttatttatttaaactttaaataatccACATTTTCATGTTTAGCTACTTCTCCTTGGCTGTTCCCAAGTCCAAAGAAACAATAGAAACTAAATATCTAAGAttttataatatacgagtattaaattaataaataatatcctccattaattattaaataaggGGTTTGATAAATACAGCCCGATGCATaaattgtttatacatttaccatgaaaatcaatgGGCGagcttttaatataaaaggtacaagtttttttatacacgttaaatacaacccttattttcttaaaaataataattgattgATTAATGTTAAGATGCTTTAAATTTTAGTTGATGTCATCAAGCTAAGCATGATTAATTACGCTTGTAATGAGCTAGTGCTTTGTCAACTCccacatttttatttatttattttagcatTGTTTatgttgaattaaaaaaataagaaaaatgataaattctctaaaagattagcctaaaaatcctcttaaaggtataagaaggtgacatgtgttctccactaattatcttttttaatcttaCCTCCTAATTTTGAcacatgtcttaatctaaaagttAAGAGACTTATCAGACCATTCTATaagaagatttatcatttcccttaaaattttattttaaaagttaacttTTATTTCCCTTAAAAATATACTCACCGGAATTGCATAGTTTTACcctaaagtcaaaattaagagTAACGGGTTTAGCTTCGCCAACTAGCAGTAATGTTTTCAAATAATTCTTtcactttaaatttaattattgaaaaaatactatatttttaatatttaaattaaataatttatcataaaaaataaaactgaatTCAAATTGATCTATAAGAAGATTACACATTAATGACTTatcaaatttttagttttttttttaattataaaatttaagataTCCATCAATTTTATAATATGGTGTAAATGATCCTCacatgaaacataaaaaaatatatgctaTCATATAAATGTACCGTATTATATGATgcagactttttttttttgtatgtgctaaaaaaatggaaaaaatacataaaaaagtttttaattaagGGGACCTATTTAAATTTGACTATTAAAaagatttagtttttaaaaagttttcaataaaaataatatcattagtttttataattagtCAAAACTTTGTTTAGAGATAATCTTGCATAGATATGATGAAGGGATTGAAGGCAGATCttttatcaattaatattataataaaatagttTTGAAAAAGATTGAATGCTAATCTATTCTTCTACACTATCCCACATATAACTCTATATATGGTtccattttatttcttataTACACTATCCCAgaaattatatcaaaaaaaatatacgaTTGTGTTTTGTTCATATTGCATATGGAATAAAAGTCACGGTTGTTAGGCTAgagaatattatttttttagatgTATTTCTTACTTTAAGcatcaaaagagaaaaaaaaagacaaaattttGCAAATGTTAAAAGGACATAGGTATCAAACTGCATTTAaagatggaaaatgataaaagaaGCCTTaagcttcacttaacgtgcataaaaagattgtacattttcatattaaatgtcaCCCTGGTAAGTGTACAAactttgtttaacaaaaccctttaAAGATTTAGTTTAAAATTGTATCGTAAACCAGAAAAATAATTTGTTATAGAAAATAGGCTAATAGCATACATTATGAAAAGGTATCTTCGTCTTAAACGCCTACAAGTTAATTACCTTGGTCGCCCTTGATTATTTTAATcacattaattatatttttaggaAACAAACCAAATGAGAAATATTTTTTAGGCTCAATTTTGCAAGGCCTAGTCTGGATTTAGTAACATTGAATTTATTCTTTACAAccatcaaaattttattttatattaatatgtatttaGACATGTATAAACGGATGATGTTTTTCCTTGTGTAGGTTATCTAGTTAAATACGAGGCTTTGAAGTTTGATCTAGATGGATGTGGCCTAGGCCTAAGTGCCTAAGATGaccattttcaaatattttctaTGGTCattccaaaatatatatttatctagtGAGGTTCTAACATAAAACTACCCTCAGAAATGAACACGATAAATGGAACAATATGGTGTAAAGGGTAAACAACATCATCAGGAACAGAGTTCAACAAAACTACACTTAAAAAACATGACCAAAAAAACCTTGCAGTTCAATCTGGATCAACGTTGGAGCCTAATTAATAGGAGATATTAATTCCCAtttctcttatatataaataataataaaaacataccaCATTCTTTTGCAACACAAAATAACTTGATTAAAAACTTCAAATCTTCCTTTAATCATCACTGCTTCTGCTGCAAAACAGTTTGGTTTTAGGTATTATGTTTTACAAACAAAAAGCTTATGATGAACACGCGCTAAAACAAATTTATGGAACTAACCTGATCTGCTAAAAGAGGTTTCGTCTCTTCGGTCTTGGGGTTTTCCTCTCCTGTAGATAACGATAGCAATTcaattattcattatatatctatacaaaaTGTTGTATCCTATATAGACTTCCATTAAGCTATATTAATAAGGTGTATCTTAGATATGTGATTAAGACTTTAACAACATTCAATATTTCTCATGCAGATAAAATGTAATCAACAAACATGTCAAATTAGGCTAACAATACTCAATACTGTAGTTCCAGCTTAGATATTTCACATTTTTGGATATAATTAAAGAgaagtgatattcatacaacAGAATTTAGCCACCTACAATAAACGTACAAATTATAATGTTCAGAATATAACTGAATGATGCAGGTATTGTTGTGGATATCTAATTTTTGTTGTAgcaatatcatttcccataatTAAACACAGGGTTTGTAAATTATGGGTCACTCTGCATCATACATATCTGAGAATGCAGAATGGCCCAAGACTTAGCCACACAAAATAACTACAAGTAGTACGTTGCACATTGTACAACTGTCTACCATGTGAAGCATGAAATTTTTGTGTATGGCTAAATATTGTCGTCTACACGTCACCTCACTTATTTAGTAGCTAAACTCTATAATTTAGTTTCCTTTCTACAATGAAGTTACGTTCGAATATATAAGAATTATAGTTAAATTAAGGCAATGCAGTACCTCCTTCCTCGGGCAAATCAGAGGTCCAGAGAGTGAGGTTATCTCTCAACAGCTGCATGATCAAGGTGCTGTCTTTGTATGATTCCTCACTTAAGGTGTCCAACTCAGCAATCGCCTCATCAAAAGCTTGTTTAGCCAAATGGCAAGCCCTGTAATTTAATTCACATGATACAATAGTTTAGAATCTCATTAATTGTCCAGCTCTTgagtaagaaagaaaaagacaatAGAATTTACTTCTCAGGAGAGTTCATAATCTCATAGTAGAAAACTGAGAAATTGAGAGCTAGTCCGAGACGGATTGGATGGGTTGAAGGGAGTTCTGTATTTGCAGAAGCAGAAGCAGCCTACAATGGAAAGATATTAACCAAAATGTCAACTAACATATATTAGCTGCTTAAGGAAATAACATGTAATTTTTCATCTTAATagcatatataaagaaaaaaggcATGCCTCATAGCCCTTCAATGATTGATCTGCAGCTTCCTTTCTTTCTTCGTCTGTTTTGAACTCAGCAAGATATCGGAAATAGTCACCTTTCCTTAATTTGTCAATATAAGAACACAACATAAGAAGCACAGTTTTGAGGAAAGAATGTTTCAATAGGTCATAAAGTTCAATAAGGATATCTCATATCTGACTATCTGAGCAATGTAGCACATAGAGTCAATTTCAAATACGATTTTCAAAAATATGACACCATAACTGGAAGCCCTATTCATCAATCAACGAGTGCAcgaaaagattatatatattgatgtacTTAAGGTGTAGGCAAAAGAGGACTTACATTTTGTAGTAAAAAACAGTAGCTTCTCCTGATCCCGAAGAGGGTACAAGATGCTTATCAATGATATCAAGAATATCATTGCAAATCTTGGCAAGCTCATCTTCGACTTTTTTGCGATAGCCCTTGATCAGATTGACATAGCTTTCATTTCCTTTTGATTCCTCCTTTTGTTCAATTGATGACATAATACGCCATGAGGCCCTACGTGCCCCTATCACATTCTTGTATCCAACTGACAGCAGGTTTCGCTCTTCCACAGTAAGTTCCACATTAAGTTTTGCAACACTCTTCATACTTTCAACCATTTCTGTAATATCAAGTTAATAAATCATGTTGTTTCCTTTCAGACATTAATACTCAATATATTGACGAATTAAACACTTATAACCATCAGttataatattttcacctagTATTAGCCCAATGTGACATTGCAAGTGAAGACAAACAATTGTGTTGGTCACCAACACGCCGTCTTTGATACTTAGATGAGTCTGTCGGTTTTTTTTcaatatgtgttttgtatcgattatgttaattaatataCGGCACTGAAATGATAAAAGGGTGCTTGGTTACAAAATGGAAGACATAAATTCAATCAAGACTTTGTGTGTAGGAATTGGGAGGCGATCTGTATACCACATTACCACACACATTACTTCATGCACCACAATGTACGATATCTCAATGAAAAATGtacaaatttatttgttttaaaattggAAAGCCTTCGTgataattaatttgtatacaATAACAAAGATAGACATAACATTGTTCAATTACCAATGAAGCGTATCAATCATTTCTATAAATTTGGATGAACCATAGATTACACAAAACAAATCTCGTGTAAATGATCATAAACAGATAAATACACACGATCGAATCCATTATACACATCAAGTAATTTGTGATGCAAACGCATCTATAGGGATCCTATGATAAATATCAAAACTACATTCTCTATAAACCGATCTAATGACAAATGATATATATCACACATCACATTAATCTATTGAAAAACGTTAAAAAGCcagatacaaataataaacgTAAAGTTAATTAGAGGGTAGGTAATAAGttggtatgtatatataccgTCGTAACGCTCAGCTTGTTCGGCGAGTTTGGCCAAATAAACATGGTTTTCACGCTCTTTTTCGTTGGACatttttggttgtttgattCACAATTCACAAAATAGGATAATTGGAATTatgatttaacaaaaaaaaaaaaaaaaagattagtaTGGGGGGATTACAAGGGAATTAAAGACCagaaagaagagagaaaagGGTGGGTTGGGCTTTATATAAGGTGGTTAAGCATCGAACAAGTTAAGGAAAGGCAAGACTAAATCTCAACCGTTGGATTGAGTTTGAATTATCGGATATCCAACATAATAGCGCCCATTTCGTATGGAAAAAGTTAaggtaaacaatgttaatgagATCCAGATTAAATAGTGTACATTAAAAGGCTAGTTTGATGGTAATTCTACAAAATCTTGTCCGGTTTTACTatgatatatatactaaattattacccgcgtaatacgcgggaaacatatataatgaataacatgttaaatttatataatatcataagttgataAATATTTATGCCGATAgtaattaaaccactaaaaaacatgaagttaaaCTAGTGGTCGTTAAAATTCCTGTTTAAAGTGATCACACCATTGAAAAATGGATACGTCTTTGTTAAAGATCTCGTTATGTAAGGTTTCCGTTTTGTTTGGATATCTTTCATGCATCCGagtatgtctgcattgtcattgtgtTTGTACTTTAACGTTTTCgttgaataatttagttatccaCTAAAATTATTAAGCAAATTTTATTATCAATCTATACATCGTATATTGTGCTAATCTATTCATAATATCTTTGCGATTTTCATACAATattcttttgatatataaatatcataGTTTACTAGTTatttaataacataaaattaGTTGAATAATTATTGAAAAGTATGTCAATCTGTGCATTGCACCGACGTAatctagtgtgtgtgtgtatacatattatattatattatccgGTTTTTTAATCCGGCTCGATTGATCTGACCATTCCGAACAGTGAAATGGTAAGAAGGTCGGTTTAACATTTGATTTGGTTTTCAAAACGttgaattaaatataataagataCTAATGACGTAAAACTAAATgtttataacttatatttatttatttacgtcatatgataaaaattctagaacttataatttaataaaaacgtattacattaaaacatgaaattttaaatatgaCGTAAAtgatattagtttccataattgtatcattaaataacaataattattttgtctacaaatttatataaggaaataattattatttaaatttattaaataaaaattaaatctaaaaagttaaaaaaggtatatgacatcagcattttgatctaatggttctaattaaaagttaaactttatCCAAAGGTCCAAACTTCTCTATTTTtgatttaaggtttatcttt
The sequence above is drawn from the Erigeron canadensis isolate Cc75 chromosome 4, C_canadensis_v1, whole genome shotgun sequence genome and encodes:
- the LOC122598144 gene encoding triose phosphate/phosphate translocator, chloroplastic-like translates to MASLMSHLSLHPEKPLHVTRFYSKVSPCLALRSTSQPISCSLKNSSEKLPFSGWDQLLRRRGLVNIPVIKAAASADGDEQIEVSEGLKITEAPKSLAERFPALVTGFFFFTWYFLNVIFNILNKKVYNYFPYPYFVSVVHLLVGVTYCLICWSIGLPKRAPINKDLLGVLTPVAACHALGHVMSNVSFAAVAVSFTHTIKALEPFFSAAASQFVLGHQIPLPLWLSLAPVVLGVSMASLTELSFNWLGFSSAMISNISFTYRSIYSKKAMTGMDSTNVYAYISIIALLFCLPPAILIEGPKLMQYGFRDAIAKVGMVKFVSDLFWIGMFYHLYNQIATNTLERVAPLTHAVGNVLKRVFVIGFSIIVFGNRISTQTGIGTAIAIAGVAMYSVIKANLEDKNKKDAGKAKAA
- the LOC122595523 gene encoding 14-3-3-like protein GF14 iota, giving the protein MSNEKERENHVYLAKLAEQAERYDEMVESMKSVAKLNVELTVEERNLLSVGYKNVIGARRASWRIMSSIEQKEESKGNESYVNLIKGYRKKVEDELAKICNDILDIIDKHLVPSSGSGEATVFYYKMKGDYFRYLAEFKTDEERKEAADQSLKGYEAASASANTELPSTHPIRLGLALNFSVFYYEIMNSPEKACHLAKQAFDEAIAELDTLSEESYKDSTLIMQLLRDNLTLWTSDLPEEGGEENPKTEETKPLLADQQKQ